From Rubrivirga sp. SAORIC476, a single genomic window includes:
- a CDS encoding alpha-amylase family glycosyl hydrolase — MSRPWWQTAVVYQIYPRSFQDSTGSGLGDLPGITARLPYLADLGVGAVWLSPFYPSPQADFGYDVSDYRDVDPPYGTLADFDRLAETAHGLGLKLIVDFVPNHTSEQHAWFVESRASRDNPKRDWYVWRDPAPDGGPPNNWVSYFGGPAWTLDETTGQYYLHSFLREQPDLNWRTPAVVDEMMDTLRFWMARGVDGFRIDVAHQIAKDPAYRDNPLAERTGQMHKAMGIYDTLVHVHDKGHPDVHDWFARIRQTVDSFDDAERVTIGEIHDFDDLGRWAGYYGTPTAGGSLSGLHMPFNFGLLPTPWTAADVRAHVDAIEAVLPEGAWPNYVLGNHDERRLATRLGPASVRLAGLLLLTLRGAPTLYYGDELGLEEVDVPLDQRRDPWAFRSGIPALSRDGCRTPMAWDASPGAGFSDAEPSAFWLPLHPDHATVNVATQSADPDSPLAFYRRALAVRASSASLQSGDYAPLDDVPDDVFAFTRGGDTLVLLHLGDGAAEVTVPPAFRGGTVRLATDRADESTEVGGTVVLGPWAGVVLVPA, encoded by the coding sequence ATGTCTCGTCCGTGGTGGCAGACGGCCGTCGTCTACCAGATCTACCCCCGCTCCTTCCAAGACTCGACCGGCTCCGGCTTGGGCGACCTGCCCGGCATCACCGCGCGGCTTCCGTACCTCGCCGACCTCGGCGTCGGCGCGGTCTGGCTGAGCCCGTTCTACCCGTCCCCGCAGGCCGACTTCGGGTACGACGTGTCGGACTACCGCGACGTGGACCCGCCCTACGGCACGCTGGCCGACTTCGACCGGCTGGCGGAGACGGCGCACGGGCTCGGGCTGAAGCTGATCGTCGACTTCGTGCCCAACCACACCTCGGAGCAGCACGCGTGGTTCGTCGAGAGCCGCGCCTCGCGCGACAACCCCAAGCGCGACTGGTACGTCTGGCGTGACCCGGCGCCCGACGGCGGGCCGCCCAACAACTGGGTCAGCTACTTCGGCGGCCCGGCCTGGACGCTGGACGAGACCACGGGCCAGTACTACCTCCACTCGTTCCTGCGCGAGCAGCCGGACCTCAACTGGCGTACCCCGGCCGTCGTCGACGAGATGATGGACACGCTGCGCTTCTGGATGGCGCGCGGGGTGGACGGCTTCCGGATCGACGTGGCGCACCAGATCGCGAAGGACCCGGCCTACCGTGACAACCCGCTCGCCGAGAGGACCGGCCAGATGCACAAGGCGATGGGCATCTACGACACGCTCGTCCACGTCCACGACAAGGGCCACCCGGACGTCCACGACTGGTTCGCGCGCATCCGCCAGACCGTCGACTCCTTCGACGACGCCGAGCGCGTCACGATCGGCGAGATCCACGACTTCGACGACCTCGGCCGCTGGGCCGGCTACTACGGCACACCGACCGCCGGGGGCTCGCTCAGCGGGCTCCACATGCCGTTCAACTTCGGCCTCCTCCCGACGCCCTGGACAGCGGCGGACGTGCGCGCCCACGTCGACGCCATCGAAGCCGTGCTGCCGGAGGGCGCGTGGCCGAACTACGTCCTCGGCAACCACGACGAGCGGCGCCTGGCGACCCGGCTCGGCCCCGCGTCGGTCCGCCTGGCCGGGCTGTTGCTGCTCACGTTGCGCGGCGCGCCGACGCTCTACTACGGTGACGAACTGGGCCTGGAAGAAGTCGATGTGCCGCTGGACCAGCGCCGCGACCCGTGGGCCTTCCGCAGCGGCATCCCGGCGCTGAGCCGCGACGGCTGCCGCACGCCGATGGCGTGGGACGCCTCGCCCGGCGCGGGCTTCTCGGACGCCGAGCCGTCGGCCTTCTGGCTCCCGCTCCACCCGGACCACGCGACGGTCAACGTCGCCACCCAGTCGGCCGACCCGGACTCGCCCCTCGCGTTCTACAGGCGCGCGTTGGCGGTACGTGCCAGTTCGGCGTCGCTCCAGTCCGGCGACTACGCCCCGCTGGACGACGTGCCCGACGACGTGTTCGCGTTCACGCGCGGCGGCGACACCCTCGTCCTGCTCCACCTCGGCGACGGGGCGGCCGAGGTGACAGTCCCGCCAGCGTTCCGCGGCGGGACGGTCCGGCTGGCGACCGACCGTGCCGACGAGAGCACCGAGGTGGGCGGAACGGTGGTGCTCGGGCCGTGGGCGGGAGTGGTGCTGGTCCCCGCCTGA
- a CDS encoding ABC transporter ATP-binding protein yields the protein MATNPSRGGGRPPKGQRGAAAAGKNLSIKERVGALSNVPPLFRLVWQTSPSLFAASLALRLVRALLPVSMLYVGKLIVDEVVRLAGASLTLDGLAAWGDELNGLLWLISIEFGLAVLSELLARATALVDSLLGDLFTNETSVRLMRHAAALDLAHFEDADFYDHLERARRQTTGRITLLSQILGQAQDAVTIATLAIGLAAYAPLLLLLLIVALIPAFLGEAHFNAQSYSLAYSWTAERRELDYLRYVGASDETAKEVKVFGLNDYLAQRYHDLADAYYRANRTLAIRRASWGGLLSMVGSLGYYVAYAFIVYRTAAGAFSIGDLTFLAGSFGRMRNLLQSMLQTFSTVSGQALYLADLFSFFDIVPTVVSKPDARPVPEVIQEGFRFEGVGFRYPGSDHWAVRDLSFTLRAGEALALVGENGAGKTTLVKLLARLYDPDEGRVLLDGVDLRDYDLDSLRSAVGVIFQDFVRYHLSAAENIAVGRIEERADRPRIETAAERSLADAVIASLPEGYDQTLGRRFKTGTELSGGQWQKVALGRAYMRDAQLLILDEPTAALDARAEYEVFERFKDLTQGKTAVLISHRFSTVRMADRILVLEQGRIEEVGTHEELLANGQRYAELFELQAQGYR from the coding sequence ATGGCGACCAATCCATCACGCGGCGGCGGCAGGCCTCCGAAGGGACAGCGCGGCGCGGCCGCTGCCGGCAAGAACCTCTCGATCAAGGAGCGGGTCGGCGCGCTGAGCAACGTGCCGCCGCTGTTCCGGCTCGTCTGGCAGACCAGCCCGTCGCTGTTCGCGGCCAGCCTGGCGCTGCGGCTCGTCCGCGCGCTGCTGCCGGTGTCGATGCTCTACGTCGGCAAGCTGATCGTGGACGAGGTGGTGCGGCTGGCGGGCGCGTCCCTCACGCTCGACGGGCTGGCGGCCTGGGGCGACGAGCTGAACGGGCTCCTGTGGCTGATCTCCATCGAGTTCGGGCTGGCGGTGCTCTCCGAACTGCTCGCCCGCGCGACCGCCCTCGTGGACTCGCTCCTGGGCGACCTGTTCACGAACGAGACGAGCGTCCGCCTGATGCGCCACGCGGCGGCCCTCGACCTCGCCCACTTCGAGGACGCCGACTTCTACGACCACCTGGAGCGCGCCCGGCGGCAGACGACCGGCCGGATCACGCTGCTGAGCCAGATCCTGGGGCAGGCGCAGGACGCCGTCACCATCGCCACGCTGGCCATCGGTCTGGCGGCCTACGCGCCGCTGCTGCTGCTGCTGCTGATCGTGGCGCTCATCCCGGCCTTCCTGGGTGAGGCCCACTTCAACGCCCAGAGCTACTCGCTGGCCTACTCGTGGACCGCCGAGCGGCGCGAGCTGGACTACCTCCGCTACGTCGGCGCGAGCGACGAGACGGCCAAGGAGGTCAAGGTGTTCGGCCTCAACGACTACCTCGCTCAGCGCTACCACGACCTCGCCGACGCCTACTACCGCGCCAACCGGACGCTCGCCATCCGCCGGGCGTCGTGGGGCGGGCTCCTCTCGATGGTCGGCAGCCTGGGCTACTACGTCGCCTACGCGTTCATCGTCTACCGGACGGCGGCGGGCGCCTTCTCCATCGGCGACCTGACGTTCCTGGCGGGCTCGTTCGGGCGGATGCGCAACCTGCTCCAGAGCATGCTCCAGACGTTCTCGACCGTCAGCGGGCAGGCGCTCTACCTCGCCGACTTGTTCTCGTTCTTCGACATCGTCCCGACCGTCGTCTCGAAGCCGGACGCGCGGCCGGTGCCGGAGGTGATCCAGGAGGGCTTCCGGTTCGAAGGCGTCGGCTTCCGGTACCCCGGCTCGGACCACTGGGCCGTCCGCGACCTGTCGTTCACGCTGCGCGCGGGCGAGGCGCTGGCCCTCGTCGGCGAGAACGGCGCGGGCAAGACGACGCTCGTCAAGCTGCTCGCGCGCCTCTACGATCCCGACGAGGGCCGCGTGCTGCTCGACGGAGTCGACCTGCGGGACTACGACCTCGACAGCCTGCGGTCGGCGGTTGGCGTCATCTTCCAAGACTTCGTCCGCTACCATCTCTCGGCGGCCGAGAACATCGCCGTCGGGCGCATCGAGGAGCGGGCCGACCGACCGCGCATCGAGACGGCCGCCGAACGCTCCCTCGCCGACGCCGTCATCGCGTCCCTGCCGGAGGGCTACGACCAGACGCTCGGGCGCCGCTTCAAGACGGGGACGGAACTCTCGGGCGGCCAGTGGCAGAAGGTGGCGCTCGGCCGTGCCTACATGCGCGACGCCCAGCTCCTGATTCTGGACGAGCCGACGGCCGCGCTCGACGCCCGCGCCGAGTACGAGGTCTTTGAGCGTTTCAAGGACCTCACGCAGGGCAAGACGGCCGTGCTCATCTCGCACCGCTTCTCGACCGTCCGCATGGCGGACCGGATTCTGGTCCTCGAACAAGGCCGCATCGAGGAGGTCGGCACGCACGAGGAGCTGCTGGCGAACGGGCAGCGCTACGCGGAGCTGTTCGAGCTGCAGGCGCAGGGGTACCGGTAG
- a CDS encoding murein L,D-transpeptidase family protein, whose amino-acid sequence MSRRLLFLLTALTGVALGLVAANRPPAPLPPGTEADRVVVDKSDRTLTLLRDGTVLATYPVSLGAAPVGHKQREGDERTPEGTYVLDWRNAESIAHRSIHVSYPDADDVARAEAAGVAPGGQIMVHGITNGLGWLGRLHLLADWTDGCIGVTNAEMDQIWDAVADGTPIEIRP is encoded by the coding sequence ATGTCTCGCCGCCTGCTCTTCTTGCTCACGGCCCTCACGGGGGTCGCCCTCGGTCTCGTCGCCGCCAACCGACCGCCGGCCCCGCTCCCGCCCGGCACCGAGGCCGACCGCGTCGTGGTCGACAAGAGCGACCGCACCCTGACGCTCCTGCGCGACGGCACCGTCCTGGCGACCTACCCGGTCTCGCTGGGCGCCGCGCCCGTCGGCCACAAACAGCGGGAGGGCGACGAGCGGACGCCCGAGGGCACCTACGTCCTCGACTGGCGCAACGCCGAGAGCATCGCCCACCGCTCGATCCACGTCTCGTACCCCGACGCCGACGATGTCGCGCGCGCCGAGGCCGCAGGCGTCGCGCCGGGCGGCCAGATCATGGTCCACGGCATCACGAACGGCCTCGGCTGGCTCGGCCGCCTCCATCTCCTGGCCGACTGGACCGACGGCTGCATCGGGGTCACGAACGCGGAGATGGACCAGATCTGGGACGCCGTCGCCGACGGCACGCCCATCGAGATCCGCCCGTGA